A region of the Columba livia isolate bColLiv1 breed racing homer chromosome 23, bColLiv1.pat.W.v2, whole genome shotgun sequence genome:
ATATGAAGGCTTCTATAAGTTGAGCAATGAAAGCACCAAGGATTTCCAGGGGCACACATGTCAGCACAGGCAGAAGCGTCAGATTAAGGCACCCTGTGTAGGTAGGTGATGTGCACCTGGGTCAATTCTGTGGGCTTCTTTGTGGCAAAGTTGTGAGGATATGAGCAACACTGTCATGTTCATGTCCAGATCCCCAAGGATCACATTTGAGAGGTTATTTCATATGTGGTCCCTGGAatctccacagcagaggcaccagGTGCTGACAATTTCCTGTCTTTCTGTGAGCATAAAGATTTTTGCATGGTTTCCTGCAGGCCTGCATGAGCACACCTGTGTCAGTCTGTACCCGTGTGACCCTCATCATGAGGACATGtgcagggcacagctggggacTCTCTCCTGGTGTATCCATGAGCACTGGGTGGAGATAAAATATTCCAGGGAAAAACTGGGGACATGCTCCTGATGTTTCCTGAGGACCTGTGGCAAGTGCACAGAGGGGATGAGGCTAAGGAACCCACCAAAAATTTCCTGAGAGCACTGTTGTTATATTGTAAATCACTCCCAGCAGCGACCCACCCACCTGTGTGAAACAATGAGCAACCCTCACCGAGAGCTGGCAGTCCTTCGGAAATGGATGTGAAACATAAAAGTGTTCCCCATTTCCAGACAACTTTGCCACAAAGAAGCCCACAAGAATGACCCAGGTGCACATCACCTGTCTACACGGGATGTCAGCAGCACTTGGGCTGACTCCTATGCCTGTGCTGACATGTGTTCGCTCTGGAAATCCTTGAGCCTTTCATCCCAGCGCTTAAAGAAACCTTCATATGGAAAAGCATGTGTCAGAATCCAGGAAATGAAAGGCTGGCAGTGCAGGAAACCAGGACACAGCCCATACCACTAGCTGATGTGTTTTACATTCATCATGAGCTTGTCAGAAAATTATTAGTTCCACAAAGGGTGCCTGAGCCTGAGGCAGTGCAGGACTCCTATAAAAGGCAGCCCAATGCTCTGCTCTCTCATCCACTTCTCTCACCTCCTTCTCCTTGGGCATCAGGTGAGTGTGAagcttcttctcctcctccttcagaATCAGGTGTCTTTCTTCAATGTGTGTCTCAGCTGACGGGGTCTGTCCTGGCTCTGGGTTGGGAGCTGCTTTTCATGGGTGAGGGAAGGGTAGAGAAGTTCTTCTGCAGAGAGATGCTGGGACTTAGTGGAGGTGGCTCCTGGGATCTGAGATGGGCATAGTATGCTGGTACAGGATGTGCCTTGGCTCCATTGTGGTTGGGtgcagtgctgcttctcatGATCAGCCCAAAATGCTCTGCTTCCTTCTCCTGTGCTGTCTCCCAGGTGAACATCAGTCCCAGAGACATGTCCTGCTGCAACCCGTgtctgccctgccagccctgtggcccAACCccactggccaacagctgcaatgagccctgtgtcaggcagtgccagAACTCCACTGTTGTCATTGAGCCCTCCCcagtggtggtgaccctgcctggccccatcctcagctccttcccacagAACACCGTtgtgggctcctccacctccgctgctgttggcagcatcctcagctgtgAGGGAGTTCCCATCAACTCTGGGGGCTTTGACCTCTCCTGCATTACCAGCCGCTACTGTGGCAACAGATGCCGACCCTGCTAAAGCTGACGGTGATATCATCGGGCAAGAACCTTGCAAGACTTTGGAACGTGGTCCTTGAAATGAGATAGAGCTTCATGGCATTGCATTCAGAGCTTTGAATCAGTTTCCTTCTTCcactcttctctttctctctctcactttcctctgctcttcctGTCTCCCAAAACCAGCCTAGTGGGACCCTCCTTCTACAGGGCAGGCAGACTGTCTCTATGCTGGAGCTTAACGACATCCTTGTGGCTGCCTATGGTTCTCCACGTAAGccacctccttttcttcttaagACTCATTAAAGTTATGCTGAATTCAATCCTGGGCCCTCCTCTCCTTGTTCATTCTTGGGTACCTCTGCCAGTCCCATTGGGCAAAAATTTGGAAGAAGAGGATGGTGGGACTCCCTgccttgcattttcttttgtttgctttcccttgGAACTGCAGAAGACATTCATGGCCAATCCACAGCCAATAGCCAGAAGTGAAGAAATGGTTCCAAATGGTGGTAGGAGTTTGGCTGGGAAACAACAGTTCCTGAGGACAATCCATACTCTCATCTCTCTcattcttttccctcctttacCTGATTTACTGTGCATGCCCAACACATAAGGCCAGAGGAGATAGAGGAACCTCATACGGTCCTTCAGCATTCGCTGAGCCCAGCTGCTCTCTAGACATGCATCTGCATAATCATCATTGAACACCAGGGTGGAAGGGAGTACAAGGATCACCTCCACTAATGTTTCTTGGCAAAAACACAGGCTAGCCACGATGGCatagcaccctgtccagctgaatcttaaatgTGCCCAATGTTTcagaatccaccacttccctgggaagatGTCTCCAATGTCTCCCTTTTCTCACCATGGAAAATTTCCATCTTCTGTCCAATCAGAATGTTACCAGTTCATTGTAGCCTTTGCCCcttgtcttttccatgtgactgcTTGTAAgaagggagtctccatcttctttctgGGCACTCTTAATATATCGGAGCATGGTGCTGAGGTCTCCTCTAAGCTtctcaaaactgaacaaacccagttctcTTAGGCTTTCatgatatttcattttcttttgttcactTTCCCTTGGAGCTCCAGAAGACATTCATGGCCAATCCTCCAACCTGTCCAGGTCATCCTGCAGGTTGACCTGCTTTTCAAGGCTAAGATAATTCACAAGTTAGGATTGGTATCAACCACACTCAGGCTACATAATGGAGTCACCACTTCCTGTGAACTCAATGaccttatcacagaatcacagaatcagagaatcactgAATTGAcggggttggaaaagacctcagagatcatcgagtccaacccttggctcaactctagtccatttactagatcatggcactaagtgccatgtccaatctcagtttaaaaacctccagggacggcgagtccactacctccctgggcaggtcattccaatgcctgaccactctctctgtaaagaatttccttctaatatccaacctaaatttcccctggtagagtttaagcccatgcccccttgtcctgctgctaactgcctgggagaagagaccaatccccacctggctataacttcccttcaggtagttatagagggtgatgaggtcacctctaagcctcctcttctctagactaaacaaccccagctccctcagcctctcctcataggtcttatgttcaagtcccttcaccagtcgtgttgctcttctctggacccgctccagcacttcaatgtctttcctgagctgaggggcccagaactgaacacaatactccaggtgtggcctccccaatgcagagtacaggcgaaggatcacttcccttgtcctgctgaccacgctatttttgatacaggacaggataccgttggccttcttggccacctggacacactgttggctcatgttgagcttcctgtcaattagtacccccaggtccctttctgtcagactgctctccagccactctgc
Encoded here:
- the LOC135576204 gene encoding feather keratin Cos1-1/Cos1-3/Cos2-1-like, with amino-acid sequence MLCSLIHFSHLLLLGHQVNISPRDMSCCNPCLPCQPCGPTPLANSCNEPCVRQCQNSTVVIEPSPVVVTLPGPILSSFPQNTVVGSSTSAAVGSILSCEGVPINSGGFDLSCITSRYCGNRCRPC